In Bacteroidota bacterium, the following proteins share a genomic window:
- a CDS encoding alpha/beta hydrolase-fold protein: protein MKKLLILLSVTTFLHLAHAQDFRSFINQVNAITDTTLKMAAVDSFMTIITPMGIPYIQADTVNFIYRGSAGFVQVPGDFNGWTSQDDPMTLLEGTDFWYLSKYFEMNARLDYKFIIDGNTWILDPLNPHEIWGGYGPNSELAMPGYIQPWEINLNPGINHGTLDTIAFLSSHTGYNYQIIIYLPFGYDPLATGGYPAVYFQDGFEYISLGSANTVIDNLIEGNYIDKIIGVFVRPYNRNEEYAGNKRNQYRMFFTEELVPYIDEHYNTMASPGGRAVIGDSYGGNISALISYYHPDIFGNCGLHSGAFWPNNYEAYNAITQGLKVNVRWAAIWGSYESLFENMRNFRDFLLGENYLLTWKELPEGHSWGLWRATIDDIIIFFYPKGWSGLPHENLNRPLSVTVTPNPFSGSCALEFEGLPDDTWQLNIFDSLGKMVPVEPRVIQSGHMITLQVQAGTLPDTVCFYRLQSGDRVASGKLIKIK, encoded by the coding sequence ATGAAAAAACTCCTGATACTCCTTTCTGTTACAACCTTCCTTCATCTTGCTCATGCACAGGACTTCCGGTCATTCATCAACCAGGTTAATGCCATTACCGACACCACTCTGAAAATGGCTGCTGTCGACAGCTTTATGACCATTATTACACCCATGGGTATTCCTTATATCCAGGCCGACACAGTCAATTTTATATACCGCGGCTCTGCCGGCTTTGTGCAGGTTCCCGGAGATTTCAACGGATGGACTTCCCAGGACGATCCAATGACGCTTCTTGAAGGCACCGACTTCTGGTACCTGTCGAAATACTTTGAAATGAATGCACGGCTCGACTATAAGTTTATCATCGACGGCAACACATGGATTCTTGATCCTCTTAATCCGCATGAGATATGGGGTGGTTATGGGCCCAACTCGGAACTCGCCATGCCCGGCTATATTCAACCTTGGGAAATTAATCTTAATCCCGGCATTAATCATGGCACCCTCGACACAATTGCCTTTCTCAGCTCCCACACCGGATATAATTACCAGATCATCATCTATCTGCCATTTGGTTACGATCCTTTGGCTACTGGTGGCTATCCGGCAGTATATTTCCAGGATGGATTCGAGTACATCAGTCTGGGTAGCGCAAATACTGTCATCGACAACCTGATAGAAGGAAATTATATTGACAAAATAATCGGCGTATTCGTCAGGCCCTATAACCGGAATGAGGAATATGCCGGTAATAAGAGGAACCAATACCGGATGTTTTTCACGGAAGAGCTTGTTCCTTACATCGATGAGCATTACAACACGATGGCATCTCCCGGCGGCAGGGCAGTCATCGGTGACTCCTACGGAGGAAATATTTCTGCTCTCATCAGCTATTATCATCCCGACATCTTCGGAAACTGCGGCCTTCACTCGGGTGCATTCTGGCCAAACAACTATGAAGCCTATAACGCGATCACCCAGGGTCTTAAAGTCAATGTCAGATGGGCTGCAATTTGGGGATCGTATGAAAGCCTCTTTGAAAATATGCGGAACTTCAGGGATTTTCTTCTTGGTGAAAACTATCTTCTCACATGGAAAGAGCTTCCGGAAGGTCATAGCTGGGGATTGTGGAGAGCTACAATCGACGATATAATTATCTTTTTCTATCCAAAAGGGTGGTCGGGACTACCCCACGAAAACCTGAACAGACCACTTTCTGTGACTGTCACGCCCAATCCATTTTCCGGCAGTTGTGCCCTGGAATTTGAAGGGTTGCCTGATGATACCTGGCAGCTCAATATTTTTGACAGCTTGGGGAAAATGGTACCTGTTGAGCCACGGGTTATCCAAAGCGGCCACATGATCACTCTTCAGGTGCAGGCCGGTACCCTTCCCGATACAGTTTGTTTTTACCGCCTCCAGTCAGGCGACAGAGTCGCCAGTGGGAAACTGATTAAAATCAAATGA
- a CDS encoding nucleotidyltransferase, with protein MILLLDIHRNIITDMLRNDVGFIIIGGYAVIYHGYIRTTGDMDIWLKPDNSNKQKFITVLENIGISKESIKIVNDLDFANTVAFHFGDPPGKMDFISNIRGLNFEEAYQQVEYLHLEEYEIPVLCLNDLILSKMMTDRMKDKADIEELQKIHRLKKSND; from the coding sequence ATGATATTACTTCTTGATATCCATAGAAATATAATAACTGACATGCTAAGGAATGATGTCGGTTTTATTATTATCGGAGGTTATGCAGTGATTTACCACGGTTATATCCGTACCACAGGTGATATGGATATCTGGTTGAAACCTGATAATTCCAATAAGCAAAAATTCATCACAGTTCTGGAAAACATTGGTATATCGAAAGAATCTATAAAAATAGTAAATGATCTGGATTTCGCTAACACTGTCGCATTCCATTTTGGTGATCCACCCGGGAAAATGGATTTTATTTCAAACATAAGAGGATTGAATTTTGAGGAAGCCTATCAACAGGTTGAATATTTACACTTGGAGGAATACGAAATTCCTGTACTATGTTTGAACGACTTGATACTGAGTAAAATGATGACTGACCGTATGAAAGATAAGGCGGATATTGAAGAACTTCAGAAAATCCACAGGTTAAAAAAATCTAATGATTAA
- the cas1 gene encoding type II CRISPR-associated endonuclease Cas1, whose product MIKRTLYFGNPAYLSKTNKQLVVRLPAVEKNDTLPESFKKEAAATIPIEDIGVVILDNQQIIITHALVAALLENNVALITCNDTHHPTGLMLPLDVHNIQHERFTIQINATIPQKKQFWQQTVIAKIINQALLLEYFGKEYLRLKKLSESVKSGDTENCEAKAALYYWAHIFPNSLHFSRNREGDPPNNLLNYGYAILRAMMARCLIGSGLLPTFGIHHSNKYNAYCLADDIMEPYRPYMDRIVLQIVQSGVNIEEMTTDIKKELLSVTSIDIIIDSEQSPLMVGMQRTTASLAKCFEGTSRKIVYPILE is encoded by the coding sequence ATGATTAAGCGAACGCTTTATTTTGGTAATCCCGCTTATCTCAGCAAAACTAACAAGCAGTTAGTGGTGAGGCTACCTGCTGTCGAAAAGAATGATACTTTACCAGAATCGTTCAAAAAAGAGGCAGCAGCCACTATTCCGATTGAAGATATCGGTGTAGTAATTCTGGATAATCAGCAAATTATTATTACTCACGCACTTGTCGCAGCGTTACTCGAAAATAATGTTGCGTTGATAACCTGCAATGATACTCATCATCCAACCGGCCTGATGCTGCCACTTGATGTGCATAATATTCAACATGAACGCTTCACAATCCAAATTAATGCGACAATTCCTCAAAAAAAACAATTCTGGCAGCAAACAGTGATTGCTAAAATTATTAATCAGGCGTTACTATTGGAATATTTCGGCAAGGAATACTTGAGATTGAAGAAACTATCTGAAAGTGTAAAATCTGGAGACACTGAAAATTGTGAGGCAAAAGCTGCTCTTTATTACTGGGCTCACATATTTCCTAACAGTCTTCATTTCAGTAGAAACAGGGAAGGCGACCCGCCAAATAACCTGTTGAATTATGGTTATGCCATTCTCCGGGCAATGATGGCAAGGTGCCTTATTGGTTCCGGCCTATTACCCACATTTGGGATTCATCATTCAAATAAATACAATGCCTACTGCTTGGCCGATGATATTATGGAACCATACCGGCCATATATGGATCGTATCGTGCTACAGATTGTTCAAAGCGGGGTAAATATCGAAGAAATGACAACCGACATCAAGAAAGAACTTTTATCGGTTACTTCAATCGATATTATTATTGATAGTGAACAAAGCCCCCTCATGGTTGGCATGCAACGAACAACAGCTTCACTGGCAAAGTGTTTTGAAGGGACAAGCCGGAAAATAGTGTATCCAATTTTGGAATAA
- a CDS encoding DoxX family membrane protein encodes MKLISHLGRFIFAGVFIIFGLFHFMKGQAMAEYILPEWPVATILVYVAGAGMILAGVSIIINFKAQLASLLLALLLFIFILVLHLPKVLDGDQLSTTMLLKDAAMMGAALYLAGNLKK; translated from the coding sequence ATGAAATTAATCTCACATCTTGGAAGGTTCATTTTCGCCGGAGTTTTCATCATTTTTGGCCTCTTTCATTTCATGAAAGGTCAGGCAATGGCAGAGTACATATTGCCTGAATGGCCGGTGGCTACAATATTGGTGTATGTTGCCGGAGCAGGAATGATACTGGCCGGTGTCAGCATCATAATCAATTTCAAAGCCCAGCTCGCCTCGCTTCTTCTGGCCTTACTCCTATTCATATTTATTCTGGTTTTGCATCTACCCAAAGTCCTGGATGGTGATCAATTATCGACGACCATGCTGCTGAAAGATGCCGCAATGATGGGAGCTGCGCTTTATTTGGCAGGGAATCTAAAAAAATAA
- the cas2 gene encoding CRISPR-associated endonuclease Cas2 produces MSFDRLNEYRILWVLVFFDLPVVARKDRKIATKFRKEIMADGFVMFQFSIYVRHCPSRENADVHIKRVKSILPPKGHVGILSITDKQFGMMEIFYGRTPAPAQQVPQQLELF; encoded by the coding sequence ATGTCATTTGACCGTTTAAACGAATACCGTATTTTGTGGGTACTTGTGTTTTTCGATCTGCCCGTAGTAGCCAGAAAAGACAGGAAAATTGCGACAAAATTCCGGAAAGAAATCATGGCTGACGGATTTGTTATGTTCCAGTTTTCAATCTATGTCAGGCATTGTCCCAGTCGGGAAAATGCCGATGTGCATATTAAACGTGTAAAAAGTATTCTGCCACCCAAGGGGCATGTCGGAATACTTTCAATAACCGATAAACAATTCGGGATGATGGAGATTTTTTATGGCCGGACGCCGGCGCCAGCTCAACAGGTACCACAGCAACTCGAACTTTTTTAG